In one Rutidosis leptorrhynchoides isolate AG116_Rl617_1_P2 chromosome 8, CSIRO_AGI_Rlap_v1, whole genome shotgun sequence genomic region, the following are encoded:
- the LOC139861507 gene encoding glucose-6-phosphate isomerase 1, chloroplastic-like isoform X1, translating into MVVLPYNDSLLLFSRYLQQLVMESLGKEFDLDGNRVNQGLAVYGNKGSTDQHASWERVCIIYLQHSLKYYVIGLPVTIGSLNQVSLVVTICLECYRSALYANGR; encoded by the exons ATGGTGGTACTACCGTACAATGATAGCCTTTTGTTATTCAGCAGATATTTGCAGCAATTGGTCATGGAGTCCCTCGGCAAGGAATTTGACCTTGATGGCAATAGA GTAAATCAAGGTCTAGCTGTGTATGGAAATAAAGGGAGTACAGATCAGCATGC CAGCTGGGAGAGGGTGTGCATAATTTATTTGCAACATTCATTGAAGTATTACGTGATAGGCCTCCCGGTCACGATTGGGAGCTTGAACCAGGTGTCACTTGTGGTGACTATTTGTTTGGAATGTTACAG ATCCGCGTTGTACGCAAATGGGAGGTAG
- the LOC139861507 gene encoding glucose-6-phosphate isomerase 1, chloroplastic-like isoform X2, producing MVVLPYNDSLLLFSRYLQQLVMESLGKEFDLDGNRVNQGLAVYGNKGSTDQHAWERVCIIYLQHSLKYYVIGLPVTIGSLNQVSLVVTICLECYRSALYANGR from the exons ATGGTGGTACTACCGTACAATGATAGCCTTTTGTTATTCAGCAGATATTTGCAGCAATTGGTCATGGAGTCCCTCGGCAAGGAATTTGACCTTGATGGCAATAGA GTAAATCAAGGTCTAGCTGTGTATGGAAATAAAGGGAGTACAGATCAGCATGC CTGGGAGAGGGTGTGCATAATTTATTTGCAACATTCATTGAAGTATTACGTGATAGGCCTCCCGGTCACGATTGGGAGCTTGAACCAGGTGTCACTTGTGGTGACTATTTGTTTGGAATGTTACAG ATCCGCGTTGTACGCAAATGGGAGGTAG